A single genomic interval of Bacillus oleivorans harbors:
- a CDS encoding GNAT family N-acetyltransferase: protein MLQFETINLQIERDKVLEFRKDSFKESFGDSSDFKEHEYLTWLTGQIEEFPDGFVMVKEAGNTVGQLELSSKFYQGKDIGYVHLFYLVAKKRGIGLGRELYAYACEFFKKNKVEEFHLRDSLPQIPEP, encoded by the coding sequence TTGCTCCAGTTTGAAACTATTAATTTGCAAATAGAACGTGACAAAGTCTTAGAGTTCCGCAAAGATTCCTTTAAAGAAAGCTTTGGGGACTCTTCTGATTTTAAGGAACATGAATATCTAACCTGGCTTACAGGGCAGATTGAAGAGTTCCCAGATGGATTTGTTATGGTAAAGGAAGCTGGGAATACAGTGGGTCAGCTTGAACTATCTAGCAAATTCTATCAGGGAAAGGACATTGGTTATGTTCATCTTTTTTACTTAGTCGCTAAAAAAAGGGGAATAGGCTTAGGCAGAGAATTGTACGCATATGCATGCGAGTTTTTTAAAAAGAATAAAGTGGAGGAATTTCATTTGAGAGATTCTCTCCCACAAATACCAGAGCCCTAA
- a CDS encoding heme biosynthesis protein HemY, with translation MNCKINRNAAKVLKKMLESEEAEGKMIRVYVTHHHGDHAHYDIKLDTPTEHDEIVHTDKGIDILLDKRDEYLDGVWIQYFYVPKEEMVITNTSKGWHSHH, from the coding sequence ATGAATTGCAAAATTAATCGTAACGCTGCTAAAGTGTTGAAAAAAATGCTTGAAAGTGAAGAAGCAGAAGGAAAAATGATCCGGGTATATGTAACCCATCATCATGGGGATCATGCTCATTATGATATTAAATTAGATACTCCGACAGAGCACGATGAAATCGTACATACAGACAAAGGAATTGATATCCTGCTTGATAAACGGGATGAGTACTTGGATGGCGTTTGGATCCAGTATTTTTACGTGCCAAAAGAGGAAATGGTGATTACGAATACATCTAAGGGCTGGCATAGCCATCATTAA
- a CDS encoding DoxX family protein: protein MNTYLSITKLLRYLVAYVFITSGIMKLWSEELGNYFNSLPLPFPTQMMYAVSFTEIICGILIALNKRVKTVSIPLMIIIVGAIFLTKVAVLHSDLIQFAFHARLDVVMLGLLFILYKKSF from the coding sequence ATGAATACCTATTTGTCCATAACAAAACTGCTGCGGTATTTAGTGGCGTATGTCTTTATAACTTCTGGGATTATGAAACTATGGAGCGAAGAGTTAGGGAACTATTTTAACAGTTTACCTTTGCCTTTTCCCACTCAGATGATGTATGCAGTGTCTTTTACCGAAATCATCTGCGGAATATTGATTGCCTTAAATAAAAGGGTGAAAACGGTATCTATACCGTTAATGATCATTATAGTTGGAGCAATTTTTTTAACAAAAGTCGCCGTTTTGCATTCAGACTTAATCCAATTTGCCTTTCATGCAAGATTGGATGTTGTAATGTTGGGGTTACTTTTTATACTATACAAGAAGTCTTTTTAA
- a CDS encoding CBO0543 family protein, translated as MKYKAEKTIEISSLIIVSLLLIKLTPKNKIRESIVIFLFKQVLTWVFGLLVVQKNLISYPYRLFFKKANKASFSFEYFIYPGLCALFSLYYPKNKSNLLKTLHSFIGPSVIVIFEIIAVKYTKLIKYKKWAWYWSFITIWITDYLTQAFHNWFFKTEFHE; from the coding sequence ATGAAATACAAAGCAGAGAAAACAATCGAAATTTCATCTTTGATAATTGTGTCACTATTATTAATAAAGTTGACACCAAAAAATAAAATTCGTGAATCAATAGTTATATTTTTGTTTAAACAAGTACTAACATGGGTTTTTGGATTACTAGTGGTACAAAAAAACTTAATTTCCTATCCATATCGCTTATTTTTCAAAAAGGCAAATAAAGCTAGTTTTTCATTCGAATATTTTATATATCCTGGACTGTGTGCTTTATTTAGTTTGTACTACCCAAAAAATAAATCTAACCTTTTAAAAACCCTACATTCCTTTATTGGTCCTTCAGTAATAGTCATCTTTGAAATTATTGCAGTAAAATATACAAAATTAATTAAATATAAAAAATGGGCTTGGTATTGGAGCTTTATAACAATTTGGATAACAGATTACTTAACACAAGCTTTTCACAACTGGTTTTTTAAAACTGAATTTCATGAATAA
- the tyrS gene encoding tyrosine--tRNA ligase, producing the protein MNFLEQLSKQQKEEAERQFKIYANGVHEIIPVIELKQKISQSLAENRPLRIKLRLDPSAPDVHLGHTVVLNKLKQFQENGHTIQLIIGDFTGKIGDPTGKSAARKQLTDEEVKHNAKTYFEQFGKVLDMDKVELHYNSKWLSDLRLEDVIHLSASITVARLIERNDFSERLATGKPVSLHEFFYPLMQGYDSVVLESDVELGGTDQHFNVLMGRHLQEHFGKEKQVVVLLPLLEGLDGVDKMSKSKNNYIGVDEAPNEMYGKTMSIPDELITKYFDLVTDLPLEEKNQIKVELKEGSLHPRDAKMLLAKTIVRIYHGDKASELAEANFKAVFQRGGLPEDIPVFDWKGEKEVPILDFLVDLGLQTSKSEARKMIQNGGVRINEVKVDDIHLQVKAEDEMVIQVGKRKYIKLQIK; encoded by the coding sequence ATGAACTTTTTAGAACAGTTGTCTAAGCAACAAAAGGAAGAGGCAGAACGGCAATTTAAGATATATGCAAACGGGGTTCATGAGATCATACCAGTAATTGAGCTCAAACAAAAAATTTCCCAATCGCTGGCAGAGAATCGCCCTTTACGAATAAAACTTCGATTAGACCCATCTGCACCAGATGTTCACCTTGGCCATACAGTTGTTTTAAATAAACTGAAACAGTTTCAGGAGAATGGTCATACGATTCAGCTGATTATTGGGGATTTTACTGGAAAAATTGGTGATCCTACAGGGAAGTCAGCTGCCAGAAAACAGCTAACAGATGAAGAAGTGAAACATAATGCGAAAACGTATTTTGAACAGTTTGGGAAAGTGCTCGACATGGATAAAGTAGAATTGCATTATAACTCAAAATGGCTATCTGATCTTCGATTGGAAGATGTCATTCATTTATCGGCCAGCATCACAGTTGCCCGATTGATTGAGCGGAATGACTTTTCAGAACGGCTAGCAACCGGAAAGCCGGTTTCACTGCACGAGTTTTTCTACCCGTTAATGCAAGGCTATGATTCAGTTGTCCTTGAAAGTGATGTGGAACTGGGCGGTACCGATCAGCATTTTAATGTCCTAATGGGCCGACATCTTCAAGAGCATTTTGGAAAAGAGAAACAGGTTGTTGTTCTTCTGCCGTTACTTGAGGGGCTGGATGGAGTCGATAAAATGTCCAAATCGAAAAATAACTACATCGGTGTGGACGAAGCGCCAAATGAGATGTATGGAAAAACGATGTCGATTCCAGATGAACTGATTACAAAGTATTTTGATTTAGTGACAGATCTTCCGTTGGAAGAAAAGAATCAAATCAAAGTGGAACTTAAGGAAGGGTCACTACATCCCCGAGATGCCAAAATGCTTTTAGCTAAAACGATTGTTCGAATTTATCATGGTGATAAGGCTTCTGAACTGGCCGAAGCTAACTTTAAAGCGGTTTTCCAAAGAGGAGGACTTCCTGAAGATATTCCAGTGTTTGATTGGAAAGGGGAAAAAGAAGTTCCTATTCTTGATTTTCTCGTGGATTTAGGGTTACAAACATCTAAAAGCGAAGCACGGAAAATGATTCAAAATGGAGGTGTCCGCATTAATGAGGTAAAGGTAGATGATATTCACCTGCAGGTCAAAGCAGAGGATGAAATGGTCATTCAAGTCGGGAAAAGAAAATATATAAAGCTACAAATAAAATAA
- a CDS encoding DUF3231 family protein — protein sequence MKPHGKQANIELTCTEIGGLWGVFIQESMSTCFLTYFLHHLQDEEIIPLVKEALQISQKRLDTIKNIFLAENFPLPSAFSEGDVNLSAPPLFHDAFALSYIYMTNRLGMINFSYTASNNVRLDVLDFFTECIHTSTEMFGKAVKMMLSKGIYDRPPKMNYPKEIEFVQKESFLSGIIGTKRPLNAIEVSEVFFNVERNYFSVLIMLGFAQVLKDKKLKAHVIRGKTISEKQISFFNNLLMEEDLLGTVTVSMEVTDSTVSPFSDKLILSMINVLNSVDISLISHAMSVSMRTDLAAQYSKIIAEVMAYSKDTFDIVVEKKWLEQPPLVTNRKKLINTNLQQ from the coding sequence TTGAAACCACATGGAAAGCAGGCGAATATAGAACTGACATGCACGGAAATTGGCGGGCTTTGGGGTGTTTTTATTCAAGAGAGCATGAGCACTTGTTTCCTTACATACTTTTTGCATCATCTTCAAGATGAGGAAATCATACCGCTGGTAAAAGAGGCATTGCAAATTTCTCAAAAACGATTAGATACAATAAAAAATATCTTCCTTGCCGAAAATTTTCCGTTACCCTCAGCTTTTTCTGAAGGTGATGTGAATTTGTCCGCCCCTCCGCTATTTCATGATGCGTTTGCCCTGAGTTACATTTACATGACGAATCGGTTGGGTATGATTAATTTTAGTTATACTGCTTCTAACAACGTTCGACTTGATGTGCTCGACTTCTTTACTGAATGCATTCATACGTCTACCGAGATGTTCGGAAAAGCAGTCAAGATGATGTTGTCAAAAGGTATTTATGACCGTCCGCCTAAAATGAACTACCCAAAAGAAATCGAGTTTGTTCAGAAGGAATCGTTTCTTTCGGGAATAATTGGAACAAAGCGTCCGTTGAATGCAATTGAAGTGTCTGAGGTTTTCTTTAATGTTGAGCGAAATTACTTCTCAGTTCTTATCATGCTCGGATTTGCTCAAGTGTTAAAGGACAAGAAACTAAAGGCTCACGTTATTAGAGGAAAAACGATCAGTGAAAAACAAATCTCATTTTTCAACAATTTATTAATGGAAGAAGACCTTCTTGGTACGGTGACGGTGAGCATGGAAGTAACTGATTCTACTGTATCTCCATTTTCGGACAAGCTTATATTATCTATGATAAATGTATTGAATTCTGTAGACATCAGCTTAATTTCGCACGCCATGTCAGTGTCCATGAGAACAGACCTTGCAGCTCAATATAGCAAAATCATTGCAGAGGTAATGGCGTACTCTAAAGACACTTTTGATATAGTAGTTGAAAAGAAATGGCTGGAACAGCCTCCACTTGTGACAAATAGGAAGAAGTTGATAAACACAAACTTGCAGCAATAA
- a CDS encoding phosphotransferase: protein MNGKMILKKFGLHVEEEPVSIYPFSPVYRVTYGERLVIVKRTQRPFERAQNLMRFTLFLRDNGIKVVTPVPLNYDNPQTIGEDTYVVYPFIEGSMYSGKDSEIYQAGKLLGQIHIHLPEENLFRLKEYEVFDFKEEEVTKSVEEIEKNATLHNVEINKKQLEDKLIQIVQQQEVLKNSGIPYVSTPFDLKANNLIYTPEPYLIDPDNAMWVPRLFDLALALLLFHNEHKTAPDSVFTPNQWKQFLHGYNEYVAFTEAELYYWEKALEHAFLDEVMWLMAEVEEDWANPRQRNLFISLIQLLFDSSSYKLEY from the coding sequence ATGAACGGAAAGATGATTCTGAAAAAATTTGGGCTTCATGTTGAAGAAGAACCGGTAAGTATCTATCCTTTTTCTCCTGTTTATCGGGTAACTTATGGAGAAAGACTGGTAATTGTAAAAAGAACTCAACGTCCGTTTGAGCGTGCTCAAAACTTAATGAGGTTCACACTATTCTTACGTGATAATGGAATTAAAGTGGTTACTCCCGTTCCCTTAAATTACGATAACCCTCAAACGATTGGCGAGGATACATATGTTGTCTATCCTTTTATTGAAGGGTCTATGTATTCAGGAAAGGATTCGGAAATCTATCAGGCTGGTAAACTTTTAGGACAAATCCATATACACTTACCAGAAGAAAATCTGTTTAGGCTAAAAGAATACGAGGTTTTTGATTTCAAGGAAGAAGAAGTGACGAAGAGTGTTGAAGAGATCGAAAAGAATGCTACCCTCCATAATGTTGAGATAAATAAGAAACAATTGGAGGATAAATTAATTCAAATTGTTCAACAGCAGGAAGTGTTAAAAAATAGCGGGATCCCTTATGTCAGTACTCCCTTTGATTTAAAGGCCAATAACTTAATTTATACGCCTGAACCCTATTTAATTGATCCTGACAATGCGATGTGGGTTCCCCGACTCTTCGATTTAGCCCTGGCTTTGCTGCTTTTCCATAATGAGCATAAAACGGCACCTGATTCTGTTTTTACTCCTAACCAATGGAAACAATTTTTACACGGGTACAACGAGTATGTAGCCTTTACTGAGGCGGAACTTTACTACTGGGAAAAAGCATTGGAGCATGCCTTCTTGGATGAAGTGATGTGGCTTATGGCGGAGGTTGAAGAAGACTGGGCCAATCCGAGGCAGCGGAATCTTTTTATAAGCTTAATTCAATTATTATTTGATTCATCCAGCTATAAACTTGAATACTAG
- a CDS encoding NUDIX hydrolase, giving the protein MSMPRHSLSAGAVVLNDEGKILLIRGLRRGWEFPGGVIELGETIQDGIIREVKEESGIDIEVIKFCGIYQNIKANVCATCWLAKAIGGEPQTSSESLEVGFFTLEEVLKMVTWSNFKERIVKILNEDEHPFYVAF; this is encoded by the coding sequence ATGTCTATGCCAAGACACTCTCTTTCAGCGGGTGCAGTAGTTCTAAATGATGAGGGTAAAATTTTACTTATTAGAGGTCTACGTAGAGGATGGGAATTTCCTGGCGGGGTAATAGAATTAGGAGAAACCATACAGGATGGAATTATAAGAGAAGTAAAAGAAGAATCTGGGATTGATATTGAGGTAATTAAGTTCTGTGGTATCTATCAAAATATAAAAGCTAATGTTTGTGCTACTTGTTGGCTTGCAAAAGCGATAGGTGGGGAACCGCAGACTAGTAGTGAAAGTTTAGAAGTTGGATTTTTTACTTTAGAAGAAGTGTTAAAGATGGTTACTTGGTCAAATTTTAAAGAAAGAATTGTTAAGATACTAAATGAGGATGAACATCCTTTTTATGTTGCATTTTAA
- a CDS encoding GNAT family N-acetyltransferase codes for MSSYILTTDRLNLIEMTKDDVPNLMEIFSDPVAMKYYPSTKGEKETMSWIEWTLNNYKNYGVGLWIVEHKETGEFLGQCGIVPQEVDGVFEMEIGYLFVRREWGKGYATEAAAACKKYGFEQLNLKKIISLPDVHNTPSTKVAERIGMTAEKTIIKWGKEVFVYSITV; via the coding sequence ATGAGTTCCTACATTCTAACCACAGATCGATTAAACTTAATAGAAATGACGAAAGATGATGTGCCAAATTTAATGGAAATCTTTTCAGATCCAGTAGCGATGAAATATTATCCATCAACCAAGGGTGAAAAGGAAACCATGAGTTGGATAGAGTGGACATTAAACAATTATAAAAATTACGGAGTCGGTCTTTGGATTGTAGAACATAAAGAAACTGGTGAGTTTCTTGGACAGTGTGGAATTGTGCCTCAGGAAGTCGATGGTGTATTTGAAATGGAAATTGGTTATTTGTTTGTAAGACGGGAGTGGGGAAAAGGGTATGCTACAGAAGCGGCGGCTGCCTGTAAGAAATATGGATTTGAGCAGTTGAACCTTAAAAAGATTATATCCTTACCTGATGTTCATAACACCCCCTCTACCAAAGTGGCAGAGCGAATTGGGATGACAGCAGAAAAGACAATTATCAAGTGGGGAAAGGAAGTATTTGTTTATTCCATCACCGTATAA
- a CDS encoding GNAT family N-acetyltransferase, with protein sequence MTLQKEYPPLETKRLYLRELNLEDTPFIFKLYSDETVCKYLYDADLFTTYKEAENFIIWNLDCEGKNHNRWGIMRKADHSMLGTIGFHSWDRVNHIAEIGYDLLSEYWGKGYMTEALEGVIKNGFKIMKLNRIHAYVALNNQRSIQLLEKLHFKKEGIFRDRLFFSGQYHDHYCYSLLKREWK encoded by the coding sequence ATGACTTTACAGAAAGAATATCCCCCCTTAGAAACAAAGAGACTCTATCTGAGAGAGCTGAATCTGGAGGATACTCCTTTCATTTTTAAGTTATATTCTGATGAAACGGTATGTAAGTATTTGTATGATGCCGATTTATTCACTACATATAAAGAAGCCGAAAACTTTATAATTTGGAATTTAGATTGTGAAGGAAAAAATCATAACCGCTGGGGGATTATGCGAAAAGCAGACCATTCGATGCTTGGTACCATCGGATTTCATAGCTGGGATCGGGTTAATCACATAGCGGAAATTGGCTACGATTTATTGTCTGAATACTGGGGCAAGGGGTATATGACAGAAGCATTAGAAGGTGTCATAAAGAACGGGTTCAAAATTATGAAACTCAACCGCATTCATGCGTATGTCGCTCTAAATAACCAACGTTCCATCCAGTTATTAGAAAAGCTGCATTTTAAAAAAGAGGGAATTTTTAGAGATCGCCTCTTTTTTAGCGGACAGTATCATGATCATTATTGTTATTCATTGTTAAAACGAGAATGGAAATAA
- a CDS encoding alanine racemase: MTQTGKSIYELDTPTLLLDQGKLEANIRDMANFAKENGLMLRPHIKTHKSSKIAKMQLEAGAVGITTAKIGEAEVMARAGIKDILIAYPIAAEKKVNRLIELLGQEVHLKVAVDNLEQLGLLDQFMSKTPHQLEVWIKVNSGLNRCGVEPGSEAVQLAKNIALKKKLKLGGIFTHAGHSYAAPSLAEIEKIGLLEGKAVAESAEACEREGIPIAVRSVGSTPTYKIAGKVKGINEVRPGNAVFFDAIQAGLGVTEIDRCALTVLAAVAGKYPNRKTIVLDTGSKVLCLDQGAHGNKSVKGFGHVVGHSEITIERLSEEHGIASIEGETSLCLNDVVQIIPNHACPVVNLFDEYVIHQEGVVTDVWDIEARGKVT; the protein is encoded by the coding sequence ATGACACAAACGGGAAAATCGATTTACGAACTAGATACACCAACACTCTTGCTTGATCAGGGTAAGCTGGAAGCTAATATTCGCGATATGGCCAATTTCGCCAAGGAAAATGGGCTGATGCTTCGGCCACATATTAAAACCCATAAATCCTCGAAAATAGCAAAAATGCAGTTAGAGGCAGGGGCGGTCGGCATTACAACAGCTAAAATTGGAGAGGCAGAGGTGATGGCTCGTGCCGGGATTAAAGATATTCTGATTGCCTATCCGATTGCAGCTGAGAAAAAAGTCAACAGGCTTATTGAGTTGCTAGGTCAGGAAGTTCATTTGAAAGTAGCCGTAGATAATTTGGAGCAGCTAGGGTTATTGGATCAGTTTATGTCTAAGACGCCTCACCAATTGGAAGTGTGGATTAAAGTCAATTCCGGCTTGAATCGGTGTGGGGTGGAGCCAGGAAGTGAAGCTGTTCAGTTAGCAAAGAATATTGCTTTAAAAAAGAAACTAAAACTAGGCGGTATTTTTACCCATGCTGGCCATTCTTATGCTGCACCTTCTTTGGCGGAAATTGAAAAGATTGGGCTATTAGAAGGGAAAGCTGTTGCCGAAAGTGCGGAAGCGTGTGAACGGGAGGGAATCCCGATTGCTGTTCGGAGTGTGGGCTCAACCCCAACCTACAAAATAGCTGGGAAAGTTAAAGGAATTAATGAGGTAAGACCGGGAAATGCCGTATTTTTTGATGCGATTCAAGCCGGTCTAGGGGTAACGGAAATCGACCGATGTGCTTTAACTGTATTAGCTGCTGTAGCCGGGAAGTATCCAAATCGGAAGACAATAGTATTAGATACGGGCAGCAAAGTACTTTGTTTGGATCAGGGGGCACATGGGAACAAAAGTGTAAAGGGCTTTGGCCATGTGGTCGGTCATTCTGAGATAACTATTGAAAGATTATCGGAGGAGCATGGTATTGCGTCTATTGAAGGGGAAACCTCCTTATGTTTAAACGATGTCGTCCAAATTATTCCGAACCATGCTTGTCCGGTTGTTAACTTATTTGATGAGTATGTGATCCATCAAGAAGGTGTTGTAACTGACGTTTGGGATATTGAAGCACGGGGGAAGGTAACTTAA
- a CDS encoding FMN-binding negative transcriptional regulator yields MYIPKPFEIKDEQKVFNIIEANSFATLFSLHMGSPSATHLPLILDRKNNVLVGHFARANSQWKDIDTQDVLAVFHGPHTYVSPAWYETELAVPTWNYVAAHVYGKAELINNQQELIESLQELVNKYEDENSLYRLNVLDSKYVEGLSKGVVGFKIHIQKVEGKAKLSQNKSEDIQKKVIQHLEQSVSEDSRQIAKLMRGQ; encoded by the coding sequence ATGTACATCCCAAAGCCTTTTGAAATCAAAGATGAACAAAAAGTTTTTAATATTATTGAAGCAAACAGCTTCGCCACCTTATTCTCATTGCATATGGGCAGCCCATCCGCCACTCATCTGCCCTTAATATTGGACAGAAAAAATAATGTGTTGGTTGGCCATTTTGCCCGTGCCAACAGTCAGTGGAAAGATATTGATACCCAAGACGTTCTAGCTGTATTTCATGGTCCGCATACGTATGTCTCTCCTGCTTGGTATGAAACGGAATTAGCTGTTCCAACCTGGAACTATGTTGCTGCTCATGTATACGGGAAAGCTGAACTGATCAATAATCAGCAGGAGTTAATCGAGTCTTTACAAGAGTTGGTTAATAAATATGAGGATGAAAACAGCCTTTATCGGCTAAATGTTCTAGATTCTAAATATGTAGAAGGATTAAGTAAAGGCGTGGTTGGTTTTAAAATACACATTCAAAAAGTTGAAGGAAAAGCAAAGTTAAGTCAAAACAAATCGGAAGACATTCAAAAAAAGGTGATTCAGCATCTTGAGCAATCGGTGAGTGAGGATAGCAGGCAAATTGCAAAATTGATGAGAGGCCAATAA
- a CDS encoding DUF3231 family protein — translation MTTIKPIKLSSNKTNTTEKLTSAEMGKLWATYMGNSMAKCILSYYLQHVEDKDIRTLLENALQLTEEFLKTIKDIFTKENFPIPQGFTEEDVNLGAPRLFQDEFYVHYLKYVSKAGMSIYNVAIPVVYRKDVKEFFRYCMDSTMDLMDQINEILMNKGLIIKPPLIPVPEKVEFVHENFLNGYFGHVRPLHAMEITHLYDNIENNMASKALIMAFTQVVKDEKIRKLFERGKKITTTNIEQYMQKLHDENLPTPSFLDHLVTTSTFSPFSDKLMLFHKMDMFSIKIRSFGNSAAVNGRHDLALVYMNALMKNSAFVQDAAKIMIEKGWFEQAPRAADREKLGSD, via the coding sequence ATGACAACGATTAAACCAATTAAATTAAGCTCAAATAAAACAAACACTACTGAAAAACTCACATCGGCAGAAATGGGTAAACTTTGGGCTACTTATATGGGGAACAGCATGGCAAAATGCATTTTAAGCTATTATCTGCAGCACGTTGAGGATAAAGATATTAGAACTTTATTAGAAAATGCCTTACAACTAACAGAAGAATTTTTAAAAACAATTAAAGATATTTTCACAAAAGAAAATTTCCCGATTCCCCAAGGCTTTACGGAAGAGGACGTAAATTTAGGTGCTCCTAGGTTATTTCAAGATGAATTCTATGTTCATTACTTGAAGTACGTATCAAAAGCTGGTATGAGTATTTATAATGTAGCCATACCTGTCGTTTATAGAAAAGACGTAAAAGAATTTTTTAGGTATTGTATGGATTCCACCATGGATTTAATGGACCAGATCAATGAAATTTTAATGAATAAAGGGCTTATCATTAAGCCCCCTTTAATTCCAGTTCCTGAAAAAGTGGAATTTGTTCATGAGAATTTTTTAAACGGCTACTTTGGACATGTACGACCTTTGCACGCGATGGAAATTACCCATCTATACGATAATATTGAAAATAATATGGCGAGTAAGGCACTAATTATGGCGTTTACCCAGGTAGTAAAGGATGAAAAGATCCGGAAATTGTTTGAACGAGGAAAAAAAATAACAACGACAAATATTGAACAGTATATGCAAAAACTACATGATGAAAATTTGCCAACACCATCTTTTCTGGACCATTTAGTGACAACATCTACATTTTCTCCTTTTTCTGATAAGTTAATGCTATTTCATAAGATGGATATGTTTTCAATAAAAATTAGATCCTTTGGAAATTCAGCAGCTGTAAATGGAAGGCATGATTTAGCCTTAGTCTACATGAATGCCTTAATGAAAAATTCGGCTTTTGTTCAAGATGCAGCAAAAATTATGATTGAGAAAGGCTGGTTTGAACAAGCACCACGGGCTGCTGATAGAGAAAAATTAGGTTCAGATTAG
- a CDS encoding GerAB/ArcD/ProY family transporter: protein MLYLNITIVSLVYFNISMLEHTVWPTLILSKIIHFPFWERFDYIYIFAWLMVILPPCCVYLWSGIRILRETLNIKPKILLWISTILVYIMTINITSIISLEKIGSFISIVGFVIIYCYIPVLFFWLNIMNFFKRRNKAENKLT, encoded by the coding sequence ATTTTATATTTAAACATTACGATCGTTTCACTTGTTTACTTTAACATTAGCATGTTAGAACATACAGTATGGCCTACCTTGATTTTATCAAAAATCATCCATTTTCCTTTTTGGGAGAGATTTGACTACATCTACATATTCGCGTGGTTGATGGTCATACTGCCGCCATGCTGTGTTTATTTATGGAGCGGGATTCGAATTCTAAGAGAAACTCTTAATATAAAGCCAAAAATATTGTTATGGATATCAACTATTTTGGTTTATATAATGACAATCAATATTACGAGCATAATTAGTCTTGAAAAAATAGGATCATTTATTTCTATTGTTGGATTTGTAATAATATATTGCTACATTCCAGTATTGTTTTTTTGGCTAAACATCATGAACTTTTTTAAGAGGAGAAATAAAGCAGAAAATAAATTAACGTAA
- a CDS encoding CBO0543 family protein, with protein MRENLIIFFAKGVLSTLIDAYVVGNKRISYPCRPFPKTFKTNIIFDMLFFPLLSVVWVKISSNDKLGMIILKSLIFSVPMSLAQWLFERYTGLFEWKKWSPLHTFASVSFTLFTIRGLVALTRCLDKLKNGQVY; from the coding sequence ATGAGAGAAAATCTGATTATATTCTTCGCAAAAGGGGTATTGTCAACACTAATAGATGCTTATGTTGTAGGAAATAAAAGAATATCGTATCCCTGCCGACCTTTCCCTAAAACTTTTAAAACCAACATTATTTTTGATATGCTGTTTTTCCCGCTTTTAAGCGTTGTTTGGGTAAAAATATCTAGCAATGATAAATTAGGAATGATTATACTAAAAAGTTTAATCTTCAGTGTCCCGATGAGTTTAGCACAATGGTTATTTGAAAGATATACCGGATTATTTGAATGGAAAAAATGGTCACCATTGCATACATTTGCAAGTGTAAGTTTTACTTTATTTACAATTAGAGGACTTGTCGCGCTTACTAGATGCTTAGATAAATTAAAGAATGGACAGGTGTATTAA